TGGATCGCTTCGGCGTCGGACGAGGAAATCGCCGCCGCGATGGCCCTGGCCGAGGAACTGCGCTAGTGTACCGTTGCAGAAGTCCCGTAGGCATTCGGCCCGCGCTGCAGCCCGCGGATGCGGCGTTGGAACTCCTTGCCGTAGCGACGGCTACGGCGCGTCGTTCCGCCTTGCCCCGCGGGCGCATCACGCGCCTCGGTGCACACGGGACTTCCGCGCCGGCACGCTAGCAGATCAGGCCGCCTCCCACCAGCACGTCTCCCCGGTAGACCACACCCGACTGGCCCGGCGTAACCGCCCACTGAGGTGACTCCAACCGCAGCACCGCGCGCTCGCCGTCGAGGGCGGTTACGCGTGCTCCGACGGGATCGGCACCGTGCCGGAGCTGGACGGACACGGCCTCACCCGGATTCGGCGCCGGCCCCAACCAGTTGAGGTCCGAGAGCTGGACCGAAGAGCTGTACAGCTCCTCGCGATCGCCCACGATCACCTCGCCGCTCTCGGGCACCACCCGCAGCACGTGCAGCGCGCGCCCTCGCCCGCCTCCCAGCCCCTTCCGCTGGCCCACGGTGTAGCGCGCGTAGCCGCGATGGGTGCCCACGCGCTCGCCCGCGGCCGTGCGGATCGCGCCTTCGCGTAGCGCGGGATGGTCCTCGCCCAGCCTGCGCGCGAGGAAGCCGCCGTAGTCGCCGTCGGGGACGAAACAGATATCCTGGGACTCCGGCTTGTCGGCGGTGACGAGGCCCAGGTCGCGAGCGATGGTGCGGACCTCGTCCTTCGCCAGCTCTCCCACCGGGAAGCGCAAGGCGCCTACCGTTTCGGCCGGCACGGCCCACAGAAAGTAGCTCTGGTCCTTGCGCGCGTCCGCGCCGCGGAGGACGCGCGGGGTGCCCTCGGGGCCGCACGCGTTGCGGGCATAGTGGCCGGTGGCGACGGCCTCCGCCCCGAACCTGCGCGCCCTCTCCAGCAGATCCGGGATCTTCGTGTTGGAGTTGCAGCGCACGCAGGGGTTGGGCGTGCGCCCGCGCGCGTACTCGCCCACGAAGTCGTCCACGACGGACTGGGTGAAGCCCTCCTCCATGTCGAAGACATAGTGCGGGAAATCGAGCTTGTCGGCGACCATGCGCGCGTCGGCGATCCCATCCAATCCGCAGCAGGTCCGGCCGCCGACCGGGGCGTCCCCGTAGCAGAACGTCTTGATCGTGATCCCCACCACGCGGTGGCCCCGCCGCGCCAGGAGGGCGGCCGCAACCGACGAGTCGACGCCACCAGACATGGCGACGACCACCGTACGGGGCACGGCGTCGAAATCCTCGATTCTCAGCGGGGGGTGCATGCGCTCAGGCGAGCGCAAGCTCGCGCAGGCGCTCCACGGCGCCCGGGAAACGCTCGATCACCGCGGCCACCTCCTCCTCGGTGGTGGTATGGCCGATCGAGAAGCGGATCACGGCTGGCAACTCTTCGGGCGCGCCACCGGGTGTAGCCACGCGGCCCATGGCAGCGAGCACGTGGCTGGGCTTGAACGATCCACTCTTGCACGCGGAGCCGGTCGACACGCACAGCCCCTCCGCGTCCAGCGCGAGCAACGCCGCGTCCGGCTCCACCCCGGGGATGGCCACGTTCAGCACGTGGGGGAGCCGCGTGCAACCGGCGCCGTGCACTTCGAGGCCCTCCACCGTCTCGACCAGAGCGCGCTCCAGGCGATCGCGGAGCCCGGCGACTCGGTGCGCCTCTTCGTCCAGTTCCTGCACCGCGAGCTCGGCGGCCAGCGCCATGCCGACCGCGCCCGCCACGTTGTGCGTGCCCGACCGCAGCCCGCCCTCCTGGCCGCCGCCGAGGATGACCGGATCCACCTCGGTGCCGGGCCGGACATAGAGAGCGCCCACGCCCTGGGGCCCGCCGATCTTGTGCGAGCTCAGCGACATCAGGTGGCAGGCGCATTCATCCACGCGCACCCGCACCTTGCCCAGCGCCTGCACCGCGTCGCTGTGAAAGACGACGCCCGCCTCCACGCATCGACTCGCGATTTCGTGCACCGGCTGCAGCGTCCCTACCTCGTTGTTGCCCCACATGACGGACATCACCGCGGGCCGTGCCTCCAGCGCTTCGATCACGGCGTCCATCTGCACGCAACCGTCGCCGTCCACCGCCAGCAGTATCATGGTCGCGCCCTCGGCCGCGGCCTGCTCGGCGGAACGCAGCACGGCCGCGTGCTCCACCGCGCTACAGGAGATCGCCGGGGTCGGCTCACCCGCCTCCCGCGCGGCCCGCGCGGCCCGGCGCCACCCGCCCAGCACGGCCAGGTTGTCGGCCTCCGTGCCGCCGCCCGTGAAGACGATGTCCCGGCGGCGCGCGCCTATGGCCCCAGCGAGGCGTGCCCGCGCCTCCTCCAGCGCCGAGCGGGCCGCGCGGCCCTGCCCGTGCACGCTGGAGGGATTGCCGAAGCTCTCGCTGAAGTATGGACGCATGGCCTCCACGACTTCGGGGCGCACGGGGGTCGTGGCCGCGTGATCGAGGTAGATGTAGGTGCGCGTCATCTGTCATCCGGTGATGAGTCGAGCGTGCAAATATATGTCGGCGCGGGGATGCCGCCACGGCGGGCGCCAAGTGCGTATATTGAGATCGTCGGAGTCGATGAGCGACGCCGGCGCCCTCCGACCCGGTCGCGATGGCTCGCACGGAAAACCGAGGTACACACCCGCCCACGACGGCGCCCGAGCGGTTTCGGGCCACCGTGCACGGATCCGTGTTCGGTTCGCGGACGGAGCAGCTCGAGCGCATTCGCGCCGGCGACACCCTGCTCCTCATCCCCGATCCTCCGCCCCAGGACCCGCCTGCCATCTGGGTGCACCGGACCAGCGGCGACCCGGTCGGCCATCTCCCGCCCGAGATCGCGTCCTGGCTGGCGCCCTGGATGAAGGAAGGCGGCCGGGCTACGGCCCGGGCGCTGCGCGTGAAGGGGCCCGACGTGCCCAGTTGGCGCCGCCTGCTCATAGAGGTGGTCTGCGAGCGCGGGCGGGCCTTGGCTCATCCACCATAAGTGCGACAGGCGTGTCCCAGTTAGTGGGATAGGCGTGTCCCAGTAGGGCGGGCACGGCAAGTCGGCAAGGGTCGCGTGAACCTCGCTAAAGCTCTGCATGCAATTGAGTTACGTGGAGTTTCCGGGTTTGGCACCCGGTCGGATCGCTCCTTGCTCCTCTCGACGCGCGGCCGGCAACCCATCCACGCAGGATTGCCCCTCAGGGCCGCGCCCTTGGTCGAGCAAAATGCCCCCCGAAAAATCGCCACACCGGCCCCGGGGGCGCGGCGCTAACCCCCCGCGCAGGGGGGCGGAGGCGACGGCCGACTTAGCTCTCGCTTATCAAGGCGCGTAGCAGGCCCCGCAGCCACTCGAGCTCGTCCCGGTTCAGTCCGCGGCCCACGCGCACGATGGCGTCGTCCGAGCGCACCCTGAGCTCGCGTCCTGCGCCCGAGCGGCCGGCGGCCCAGGTGCGGCCCAGAAGGCCGGTCCCCCCCCGGCCCCGGCGCGCGGCGGAGCTGGTGGCCAGATCCAGCGCCTCCACGGCCCGTTTGGCGACATGCTTTTCGCCCCACACGCGGCCCAGCGCCCGCGTGCCGAATACGATCGTGTCGCCCTCCTCGCGTATCACGGTGCCGGTCCGGCCGAACCCGGCGGCGGCGACGCCCATCCCCGCGAAGGCGAAGACCAGCCCGGCGATCCACGCGGCGGTCGCGTTCGACTCCACCGCGCCGGGGCCGCCCGCGGCGGCCCACAGGGCTGCCCCGCCGAACCCCAGGAGCGGCAGTGCCAGGAGCAGCGCGCCCACCCGCCGGCCGCGCGACGCGGCGCTCGGGATCCACAGCTCCACCGCGCCGCCGGCAACGGTGGTGACGCCGATGAGGCTGCCCTCGGGAGGATCGGCGAGCAGCCCGTCGACCGCCGCTTCGCCTTCGCGCCCGGGGTCGGCGGTGAGCGACGAGTCTTCCAGCGATCGATCCAGGTCGCGCCAGTCGAGCACGCGCTCTCCGCCGCCGGTACGGTCCACCGCCGGGACACGAAGCTTCTTTGCCCAGGCCTCCCACTTCCGGAACGCGTCCACCTCCACGCGCGAGCCGTAGAAATTCGCCGCGACCTTTCCATCACCGAGTCCGAGTCCGACGCGCCACGAGGGCACCTTGCGACGGTTGTGCTTGCCGCCCGTTGTGACCCAGTGCAGCTCGATGACCACCCCCGCCAGGTCGTCGAAGGTCCCCTGCCGCTCCCGCAGCCGCCACAGGAAACCACGGATCATGCGCCAGCGGCGCAGCTCCAGGTCCATGTCGAACTGCAGTCGGTACGTGAACGCGAGTGCTCCCGCGCCCGCGAACAGCAGCCCGACCACCACGCCCGGAATCCGACCTCCGTTGCCGAACACGGCCGCCCCGATGGCGATCGCGATGCCGATGGCGATGAGGACCGCGCCCGTTCGGTGCGAGTACGCGAGTCGGATGGCCCGATCGGTCTCTCGCACCACCTGTGCCTGCGTCATGGATTCCCTCGCGTAAACCCTGGGGGTCGAGCTCACGTCCAAGCTACGGCGTCGCGAGCGGATGCGAATCCGCCGGAGCCCGGCGCGCCACGGGCCCTGGGGTCCGACACGGGGCGCGACCACCCCAACGGAGGCAAGGCATGAACAGGATCGTAGGTCTCGTAGCCGCGACGGTGAGTCTGGCCGTCCTTCTGCCTCCCACCGCAGTCTCCGCGCAGCGCAGCGACGCCGAATGGCTCGAGGACTGCGAGGATCGCGGCTGGGACGAGGACGAGGTGTACTGCGAAGTGCGGACGGTCGACGTGGAGGCGAGCGGCCATCTGCGCGTGGACGGAGGCCGCAACGGCGGCGCGCTGGTCGAGGGCTCCGCCGGATCCGGCGTGTCCGCGACGGCCCGCATCAAGGTCTGGGGCGACAGCCGCGCTGAGGCCCGGCGCGACGCCGAAGACGTCCGCATCAACACCTCGAATGGAGTGCTCAGCGCCGACGGCCCCGGCGGCCATCGGTGGTCGGTCACTTTCCACGTGACCGTGCCCAGTCGCTACGACCTGACGCTGGAGGCCCACAACGGGCCGGTCGGCGTCCACGGCGTGAGCGGCGACATCGAGCTCAGCACCAGGAACGGGCCGGTGAGCGTGAGCGATGCCGGCGGTTCGGTGCGCGCGCGCACGCAGAACGGGCCCGTGGTGATCGAGTTGTCCGGCAGCCAGTGGGCGGGCGAGGGGCTGGACGCCGAGACCCGCAACGGCCCCATCCGGCTCGAGATCCCGGACGGCTTCAACGCCGACCTGGAGACCGGCACGCGCAACGGACCCATGCGCACCGACATACCGCTCACGGTCACGTTCGAGGGCAGCTTTGGCGGCAGCCGCAGCCGTCACCTACGCACCGAGCTGGGTGCCGGGGGGCCGAGCATCAGGGCGGTGACGACGAACGGGCCGGTGGTGATCGAGCGGCGCTAGTCCATTAGAAGGTCCCTGGGCCCAGCCCGACTACGTCGTCGACCTGGACCGCCTCGCGGGTCCAGTAAGGCTCCCCGTAGGGTTGCCGGATCCACGAGCCGTAGTGGGCGTGCTGGGAGCGGATCTGCTCGGCGATGGGGCGGTCGCCGCCGCCCCGCACGCCGCCCAGCGAGGTGCGCCCGGCGAACTGGGAGTCGTAGGCCATGATGGCCTCGAGCTTCCTGTCCATCTGCTCGCTCACGTCCACCACGAAGCTCGGCTTGGGGCCGTGCTCACGGTAGGCGATCCCGTACACCAGCTTGCGCGGCCGGTGGGGTTCGCCTGCCACCGGCGCGTTGCGCAGCCCCGCGCCGAACGCCGCCTCCGCGACCAGAACGCTGGCGGCGGCGTGGTCGGGGTTGCGGTAGTCGTCGTACTGAAGGATGAGGACATCGGGTCGCAGCTCGCGGATCAGGCCGGCGACGTGCCAGCGGGCGGCCAGGTCGGCTCGCAGGTGCCCGTCCGGTAACTCGGCGTTGCGCCGCAGAGCGAGCCCCATGATCTCCGCCGCGCGCTCCGCTTCCCGCGCGCGTGTCTCGGGGGTGCCGGTGCTGCCCAGCTCGCCGCGCGAAAGATCCAGCACGCCCGTGCGGTAGCCCTGGTCGGCGCACTTCAGCAGCAGCCCGCCGCACAGCAGCTCGGCGTCGTCGGGGTGCGCGCATACGGCGAGGACGTCGACGCTACCCCGTTCGGAGGAGCTCACTCGTGGCGCAGGGCTTCCACGGGATCCATGCGAGAAGCGCGCATGGCGGGCCACACGCCGAACCCGATGCCCGAGATCGCCGCCACCACCAACGCCGCGACGATCGCCGCCATGGGGACGTTCGCGCTCAGCGGCGTGAGTTTCTCGACCAGGAACGCCAGGCTACCGCCGATCGCCAGCCCGAGCGCCGCCCCGACCATGGTCAAGGTCACCGCTTCGATCAGGAACTGCAGCCTGATCTCCGCGCGCGTGGCCCCGAGCGCCTTGCGTACGCCGATTTCCCGGGTGCGCTCGGTCACGCTGATCATCATGATCGCGATCACGCCGATGCCGCCCACCATGAGGGCAACCGACGCGAGGCCTATGACGACGCTCATCAACACCGCGGTCATGCGGTTGAACGTCGCCGCGAGCTCTTCCTGCCGGACGATGGCGAAGTTGTTCTCCTCGCCGGGTCGCAGCCCGCGCATGCGCCGCAGCGACGCCGTGACCTGGTCCATCGCCTCGTCCTGCGTGGCATCGTCGTCGGTGATGGCGAGCAGCGTGATGAAGTCCTTGGGCGCGCCCAGGTACTTGAGGCCCGACGTGTACGGCACCACGGCCCAGTGCTTGATCAGGTCGGCGAAGATGTTGCCCTCGATGTTGTAGACACCCACCACCTGGAAGGGGGCGCCGCGCATGCGAATCGTCTTGCCGATTGGATCGCTGGGCCCGAACAGATCCTCCGCGAGGGGTTTCGAAAGCACGACGACGCGTCGGGCTCCGCGCACGTCGGCCGCCGTGAACGGGCCGCCTACGTGGTAATCGCCCGGCGTGAACTGCTCCCACCCCTCGCTGTCCGAGCTGATGTTGACGTCCTCGAAGTGCTGACTGCCGTAGTCGATGGGCGCCTGCAGATCGACGTCGACGATCACCTTCGATAGGGCCGGCAGCTTGTCGAGCCGGCGGGCTTCCTGCGGAGTGATGGGGGGCTTCCCTCGCCAGGGGGGACCCTCTCCACCGCCGCTGATCTGCACGCTGTTGAAGTTCCAGCGCGCGACCATGAAGTTCTGCGGCCCCGCCGCCTCGATCCCGCTCATGACGCCCGAGCGCAGCCCGCCCATGACCGCGCTGATGGCCATCACCGTGGCGACGCCTATCACGACCCCCAGGATGGTGAGGGTCGAACGGAACTTGTTGGCGTGCAGTTGGTCCAGCGCCAGCCGGATGCCTTCGGTTACGCTTCCGAGCGCCATTCTATGCCTCCGTCATTCCGCCCTGAGTGCCACGACGGGGTCCAGCCGCGACGCCTTCACGGCCGGGTAGAGCCCGGCGAGCACGCCCACGCCAACGCCTAGCGCCGCGGCCCCGAGCATGGCGGCCGGCGCCACGGACACGGGCAGCGGGGTGAGCGCCCGCACGACCTGGGCGCCGGCCTGGCCGAAGATGATGCCCGCCGCCGCGCCCAGCAGCGACAGCGCGGCCGACTCCACCAGGACTTGCCGCACGACATCTCGCCGCCGCGCGCCGATCGCCTTGCGCACGCCTATCTCGCGGGTCCGCTCCGTGACGCTCACCAGCATGATGTTCATGATCACCATGCCGCCCACCACCAGCGCGATCCCCACCAGAACCGGGAAGGTCATGTAGAGGATCTGGCTGATCCGGGTCCAGAACGACATGGAGTCTTCGGCGGTCTCCAGCTCGAAGTTGTTCTCTTCGGTCGGGCGTAGGCCGCGCCGCTCGCGCATGATCGCCTCGGCCTCCCAGATGGCGCGCCCCATGGCCACCTCGTCCTGCGCCTTCACCACGATCTCGTCGACCAGGCCGCGGGGATTGACCATGCGCGCCATGGGCGAGTGCGCCGGGGCGATCGCGCGGTTGTCCATGGAGATGCCCAGCAGGCTGCCCTGCTTCTCCATCACGCCGATGACCCTGAACGGGACGCCGCGGATCTTTATGGTCTTGCCGATGGGGTCCCGCGTCGCGAACAGCTCTTCCGACGCGTCGTGGCCCAGCACGACCACCGCCGAGCCCGTCCTGTCCTCCGCTTGGTTGAAGGTGCGCCCCATGTCCAGCTCCATGTTGCGCATGGCGAAATACTCGGGCGACGCCGCGGTCAGCCACATGTTGCCCAGGTTGGTGCCGTCCGGGCCCTCCACCTCGCCGCCGGCGTGGCTCTCGACGCCTACCATGACGGGCACGTCGAGCCGGTCGCGCATGGCGTCGGCGTCCTCGAAGGTGAGCCGGGGCCGGCGCCGCCACGCCCGCCGTGCGGACGCCGAGGGCCCGAACTGGACCGATGGCGTGCGCCGAACGGTGACCGTGTTGAGGCCGTAGATGCGGCGCCCGAAATCCTCTTCCATGTAACGGTTGAGCCCGCCGATCACGCTGACCACGGTCACCAGGAAGGTGGCGCCGACGAACACGCCGAGTACCGCAAACGCCGACTTCAGCTTCTGGCTGCGAATCTGGCTGAACGCCAGCCGGAACGCCTCGCGGTACTTCATGGCGCTTCCGCCACCGACCCGACAGGCGGCCGGAACTCCTCGGGCGAGCTCGACGCCGCACGCCCGCGCTTGGGCGTCTTGCGCTGGTCGCTCGCGATCATGCCGTCGTGCAGCAGCACCGCGCGGTGCGTGTACTCGGCAATGTCCGCCTCGTGCGTGACGATCAGAATGGTCTGGCCGCCCTCGTGGAGCTCTCCGAACAGGTGCATGATCTCTGCGGACGTACGGCTGTCCAGGTTGCCGGTGGGTTCGTCCGCGAGCAGGATGGCCGGGTCGTTGATGAGCGCCCGCGCGACCGCTACCCGCTGCCGCTGGCCGCCCGACAACTCCGTCGGCTTGTGGTCCATGCGGTCGCCCAGCCCGACCTTGTCGAGGATGTCCGCCGCCCGGGCCTTGCGGACGCTCGCGCTCACGCCGGCGTAGATGAGCGGCAGCTCCACGTTGTGCAGGGCGGACGCTCGAGGCAGCAGGTTGAAGGTCTGGAAGACGAAGCCGATCAGTCGATTGCGGATGTGCGCGAGCTGGTCGTCGTCCTTGCCCGCCACCGCCTCGCCGTTCAGCCAGTACTCTCCGGCCGTGGGCGTATCGAGGCATCCGATCAGGTTCATGAACGTGGACTTGCCGGATCCCGACGGGCCCATGATGGCGAGGTACTCGTTGCGCTGGACGTCCATGTCCACGCCGCGCAGAGCGTGCACCGTTTCGGCGCCCAGCACGTAGTCCTTGGTCAGCCCGCGGGTGCGTATGACCAGGTCTTCAGCTGGCGCCGATTGGTTCCAGTTCACGCTAGGAGTCCTCCGCGCTGGCGGTGCGTTCGTCGTCCTCGGCGCCGCCCAGCACGCGCACGGCGTCCCCCTCGGCGAGGTTGCGAATGGCCTGGTAGGGCCCCGCGACCACCGAGTCGCCGGCCTCGAGCCCGCGCACCACCTCGAACTCCTCGGACCCGGCGATGCCGACCTCCACCGGAACGAAACGCGCGAGGCCTTCGCGCACGACGAACACGCCCTCTATCTCGTCGGCCGCCTCCAGCTGCGCGGCGGCGGCGGCGGCCCCGGGGGTCTCCTGGGGCAGCGCCTCCACGTCCTCGGCGTCGCGTACCGTGAGGGCGATGATCGGAATCGACAACACACCCTCGCGGGTGTCGGTTACCACGTCGGCCGTTGCCGAGAAATCGGGCCTCAGCGTCGGCGGTGGCTCGTCCAGGCGGATCACCACCTGGAAGTCCACGGCCTGCGCCTGGCCGCCCGCGCGCGCTATCTGTTCGGGCGAGTTGAGCGCGCTGTGCGCGATCTCGGCGACGCGCCCCGTGAACATACGGCGCGGGAACGCGTCGATCTCGATCGAAGCGCTGTCGCCCAGTGCGATCTGGGGCAGGTCCGTCTCGTCGACCTTCACGACGGCTTCGATGATGCTCAGGTCGCTGATCGTCAAGAGCAGGCTGCCCGCGTTGTTCATCGTGCCGACGATGGCGGTCTCGCCCACGTCCACGTTGAGGCGCGTCACGACGCCGTCGATCGGCGCGCGGATCACCGTCTTGCTGAGCCGGTCCCTGGCCTCGCGCAGCGCCGCTCTGGCCTGCGCCACGCGGTGCTCGGAGGCCTCGTGCATGGCGGTCTGGACCTCCACCGCCGAGCGGGCCTCGTCCAGCGCCTGGGCGCTGATGAGGTTGGCGTCGCTTTCCGCCAGGCCCTCGCTGCGCGTCAGAACGCGCTGTGTCTGCAGCAGGTTGGCGCGCGCCTGCGCCTCGCCCGCGCGCGCCTCGCTCACCGACGCCAGCGACCGCGCGACGGCGGCCTCGTACTGACTCGGGTCTATGCGCAGCAGGAGCTGCCCGTTCGCCACCGAGTCGCCTTCTTCGACGTGCAGCTCGGTGATGCGCCCTATGATGTCCGACTGGACGTCTACCGAGCGACTCGGCCGGATCCAGCCGTTGCCGTTGACCATCGCGACCAGGTCGGTGGTCGCCACCTCTTGAACGCGCACCGGCGTGGCGTCCCCGCCGCGCCGCGACGCGCCCACCACCACCAGCGCACCCACGGCGACGACTGCGACCACACCCAGCGCGATTTTAGTCCGTCTCTTCATCGTCGGGTTCCCCCCCCGGATCTATCGAGTGCGCCCCGACATCGGGCTCTCTGCGTGGACAATGTAGCCGCGGCGCCATCCCGACGCGGCGGCCCGCCTGGCTGTCGCTACTCCGACGTCGACGCGAGGCTCCGCCCCACGGCGGCCTCGAGCGTGGCGAGCGCCGCGTGGAAATCGTACAGCGCGTTCAGGTAGCTGCGATCGGCCTGCGCCCTGATGGTTTCGGCGTTCAGCAGGTCGACGAAGCTCGTGGCGCCGAGCCGGTAGCGTTCGCGCTCCAGCCGCAGTTGCTCCGCCGAGGAATCGCGGTTCTGCTCCTCGATCGCGACGATTCGGCGCGCCGTGAGCAGGGTCTCCTGCGCGGAAACGATGTCGGTGCGCAACTGCAGCTCCTGGGCTCGAACGCGGTGCAGCGCGTCGCGCGCGTTGGCCTGCGCCTGCTCCACCCTCTGCTTCTGCGCGAAACCCTGGAACAGGGGTATGCTCACCTGGAAGCGAGCTTCCAGCGGCTGTGACGTGTAGTCGAACGGGAACACGTCGTTCGCCGAGCGCAGAGCGGTTTCATCCTGCGACGTGAAGGACAGCAGCGAGCAGTTCAGCGGGAACCCGTTGAGCGGCTGGCTGAGGCCGTCAGAGATCGCGTTGAAGAGCAGGCAGCTCTCGCGCTGGTTGGCCGCTCCCGTTTGCGCGTCGGTGATGAGCGACGCGGGGTCCGTCGCCTCGCGCGCGAATCCCGACCAGCGCACGCTGACATCGAAGGACGGCAAATAACCGCTCTGCTGCGCGCGCAGGCTCTTGCGGGATGCGTCGTGGCGAGCCTGGGTGGCGCGCAGGGTCGGATTGGCGTTCACCGACCACTGCGTCAACTCGTCCGTGGTCCAGGTCGGATCGAAGACCTCGAAGGACGTGCTCAGGTCGGTGTCGAGATTCAGGTTGACGCCGAGCTGCTGCCCCAGCCGCAGCTTCTCCGTCTTGAGCAGGTTGCGCGTGCGCTCCACCTCCACCTCGGCGCGGCCCCGCTCCACCTCGGCCTGCATCTGCTCGAGCGGAATGGCGGCGCCCACCTCGACGCGCGCCCGCGCCAGAACCAGGTTCTGGTCCGCGCGTTCGAATTCCTGCTCGGCAAGCGCGAATCCGTCACGCGCGCGCAGCGCGGCGATGTATTGCTGGGTGACCGTGGACACGAGCTGGAAGCGGGACGCGTCGGTCTCCGCGTGCGACGCCTTCTGGTCCGCGCGCGCCGCGCCGACGCCGAAGAACGTGGCGCCGCTTATCCCCAGGTTCAGCGCCAGCGTGTAGTCGCTGATCAGGAACGACGGCGTCTCGCCCAGGCTGACGCTGCCGAAGCGGTTGTTGCCTGAGCCCTGGTAGTTGAATCCGGAAAACAGACTCGCGTTGGGCAGGAACGCGCCGTACGCGGCGCGCACGCCCCAGGCGGCGGCGCCTTCGTTGTTGGCCACCGACAGGTGATCCGGATTGTTGAGGACGGCGATCGAGATCGCCTGATCGAGACTGAGTGCAGAGTCGGGCTGCTGGGCGTCAGCTTCGCCGGCGAAGAGGGCGAGGCAGACGATGGCGACCGCCCAGCGCGGTGCGGCGGTATCCGACACGACGACTGCTCCTGCGTTCGGTGTGAAGAGCTGCTCGGGTTCGCGCTAACAAGTACGCTTACCAGGGCCGCCGGTTTCATCCCCTACGCGTGTCGGGTCCGGTTCCTTCAGGAAGGTGGTCTCAGGGAAGCTCTACGCGCTCAGCCGCGAAGTCCTCATCCGGGATCTCCAGCCGCAGCACGCGGCCCTCGTCGTCGACGTACAGGTGACGCACCGGGCCCTCGCTGGGCTCGATGACCAGGTGAATCGCGTCCACAGTTGTGCCCCCGGCGCTCACGCTCGCCCGGCCCACGTTGCGCACGTTGGCCGAAATCTGCTTGCTGCGACGGGGCACGATCACAGGCACGCGGAAGTCTCCCGCGTTCCCGCGCCCGGCCAGGAAGTAGTGGTGGTGGGCAATGCCATCGTCCACCAC
The sequence above is drawn from the Gemmatimonadota bacterium genome and encodes:
- a CDS encoding ABC transporter permease, whose amino-acid sequence is MKYREAFRLAFSQIRSQKLKSAFAVLGVFVGATFLVTVVSVIGGLNRYMEEDFGRRIYGLNTVTVRRTPSVQFGPSASARRAWRRRPRLTFEDADAMRDRLDVPVMVGVESHAGGEVEGPDGTNLGNMWLTAASPEYFAMRNMELDMGRTFNQAEDRTGSAVVVLGHDASEELFATRDPIGKTIKIRGVPFRVIGVMEKQGSLLGISMDNRAIAPAHSPMARMVNPRGLVDEIVVKAQDEVAMGRAIWEAEAIMRERRGLRPTEENNFELETAEDSMSFWTRISQILYMTFPVLVGIALVVGGMVIMNIMLVSVTERTREIGVRKAIGARRRDVVRQVLVESAALSLLGAAAGIIFGQAGAQVVRALTPLPVSVAPAAMLGAAALGVGVGVLAGLYPAVKASRLDPVVALRAE
- a CDS encoding efflux RND transporter periplasmic adaptor subunit, which translates into the protein MKRRTKIALGVVAVVAVGALVVVGASRRGGDATPVRVQEVATTDLVAMVNGNGWIRPSRSVDVQSDIIGRITELHVEEGDSVANGQLLLRIDPSQYEAAVARSLASVSEARAGEAQARANLLQTQRVLTRSEGLAESDANLISAQALDEARSAVEVQTAMHEASEHRVAQARAALREARDRLSKTVIRAPIDGVVTRLNVDVGETAIVGTMNNAGSLLLTISDLSIIEAVVKVDETDLPQIALGDSASIEIDAFPRRMFTGRVAEIAHSALNSPEQIARAGGQAQAVDFQVVIRLDEPPPTLRPDFSATADVVTDTREGVLSIPIIALTVRDAEDVEALPQETPGAAAAAAQLEAADEIEGVFVVREGLARFVPVEVGIAGSEEFEVVRGLEAGDSVVAGPYQAIRNLAEGDAVRVLGGAEDDERTASAEDS
- the mnmA gene encoding tRNA 2-thiouridine(34) synthase MnmA is translated as MHPPLRIEDFDAVPRTVVVAMSGGVDSSVAAALLARRGHRVVGITIKTFCYGDAPVGGRTCCGLDGIADARMVADKLDFPHYVFDMEEGFTQSVVDDFVGEYARGRTPNPCVRCNSNTKIPDLLERARRFGAEAVATGHYARNACGPEGTPRVLRGADARKDQSYFLWAVPAETVGALRFPVGELAKDEVRTIARDLGLVTADKPESQDICFVPDGDYGGFLARRLGEDHPALREGAIRTAAGERVGTHRGYARYTVGQRKGLGGGRGRALHVLRVVPESGEVIVGDREELYSSSVQLSDLNWLGPAPNPGEAVSVQLRHGADPVGARVTALDGERAVLRLESPQWAVTPGQSGVVYRGDVLVGGGLIC
- a CDS encoding cysteine desulfurase family protein — its product is MTRTYIYLDHAATTPVRPEVVEAMRPYFSESFGNPSSVHGQGRAARSALEEARARLAGAIGARRRDIVFTGGGTEADNLAVLGGWRRAARAAREAGEPTPAISCSAVEHAAVLRSAEQAAAEGATMILLAVDGDGCVQMDAVIEALEARPAVMSVMWGNNEVGTLQPVHEIASRCVEAGVVFHSDAVQALGKVRVRVDECACHLMSLSSHKIGGPQGVGALYVRPGTEVDPVILGGGQEGGLRSGTHNVAGAVGMALAAELAVQELDEEAHRVAGLRDRLERALVETVEGLEVHGAGCTRLPHVLNVAIPGVEPDAALLALDAEGLCVSTGSACKSGSFKPSHVLAAMGRVATPGGAPEELPAVIRFSIGHTTTEEEVAAVIERFPGAVERLRELALA
- a CDS encoding ABC transporter permease, with translation MALGSVTEGIRLALDQLHANKFRSTLTILGVVIGVATVMAISAVMGGLRSGVMSGIEAAGPQNFMVARWNFNSVQISGGGEGPPWRGKPPITPQEARRLDKLPALSKVIVDVDLQAPIDYGSQHFEDVNISSDSEGWEQFTPGDYHVGGPFTAADVRGARRVVVLSKPLAEDLFGPSDPIGKTIRMRGAPFQVVGVYNIEGNIFADLIKHWAVVPYTSGLKYLGAPKDFITLLAITDDDATQDEAMDQVTASLRRMRGLRPGEENNFAIVRQEELAATFNRMTAVLMSVVIGLASVALMVGGIGVIAIMMISVTERTREIGVRKALGATRAEIRLQFLIEAVTLTMVGAALGLAIGGSLAFLVEKLTPLSANVPMAAIVAALVVAAISGIGFGVWPAMRASRMDPVEALRHE
- the bshB1 gene encoding bacillithiol biosynthesis deacetylase BshB1, which translates into the protein MSSSERGSVDVLAVCAHPDDAELLCGGLLLKCADQGYRTGVLDLSRGELGSTGTPETRAREAERAAEIMGLALRRNAELPDGHLRADLAARWHVAGLIRELRPDVLILQYDDYRNPDHAAASVLVAEAAFGAGLRNAPVAGEPHRPRKLVYGIAYREHGPKPSFVVDVSEQMDRKLEAIMAYDSQFAGRTSLGGVRGGGDRPIAEQIRSQHAHYGSWIRQPYGEPYWTREAVQVDDVVGLGPGTF
- a CDS encoding ABC transporter ATP-binding protein; this translates as MNWNQSAPAEDLVIRTRGLTKDYVLGAETVHALRGVDMDVQRNEYLAIMGPSGSGKSTFMNLIGCLDTPTAGEYWLNGEAVAGKDDDQLAHIRNRLIGFVFQTFNLLPRASALHNVELPLIYAGVSASVRKARAADILDKVGLGDRMDHKPTELSGGQRQRVAVARALINDPAILLADEPTGNLDSRTSAEIMHLFGELHEGGQTILIVTHEADIAEYTHRAVLLHDGMIASDQRKTPKRGRAASSSPEEFRPPVGSVAEAP